In a genomic window of Trichoderma atroviride chromosome 4, complete sequence:
- a CDS encoding Type I Iterative PKS (EggNog:ENOG41~antiSMASH:Cluster_4.6~SMCOG1093:Beta-ketoacyl synthase) has translation MSTSNAATVLLFGPQCLSFDSEALTQLRSLVVESHSSVWLDTISELPSYWKTLVSKFPALAALGGGDQLQELNTFFKTGTITPALIQLPNVVLTPIVVLTHLAHYVRYVEQQVSSTGGDAEDVFASFAQCHIETLGFCTGLLSAFAVASSSNRSELQQYGAAAIRLAMLVGAIVDAQEAPGSAYGPSELFSVSWNTPETGDKIKETLDLFPEAYISVSYDERRATVTTAESTAAALQQKLREAGVTAMLVGLRGRFHHSCHAADLDSAIEFCASHLAFQFPSTSQIAIPIRSNSDVGCIKEGKLHEIALRAILVDHCNWYAALSKMYNSFSDPQSLSLVSFGPERFVPPSIARKLGQRLNHVADTSLVSSVSPVLGKHQQVVSQDSIAVVGMACKTAGADDVAELWDILCKGESQHVEVTPDRVSFQTQWRDVDPKRKWFGNFIRDPDAFDHKFFKKSPREVSSSDPQQRLLMQVAYQAVEQSGYFNKGQPDKSVGCYIGVCSTDYENNVACYAPNAFSATGNLRSFIAGKVSHYFGWEGPAMTLDTACSASAVSIHLACQAILSGECTSALAGGTNIMTNPLWFQNLAGASFLSPTGSCKPFDSKADGYCRGEGIAAVFLKKMSLAIADGDQIIGCLAATAVNQNQNCTPIFVPNSPSLSNVFQTAMTRAGLEPAQVTVVEAHGTGTPVGDPAEYESVKKVFGGPIRSAPLYLSSIKGLVGHTESVSGVLSLIKILLMIKEGYVPPQASFQSMSPHIHASPSDMIEVPTSLKPWKNEFRAALINNYGASGSNASMVVTQSLPAQDQLSGAAPIHATNIKHPFWLSGYDEKSIRQYAGKLLALLKSKTTPGKAAPAVSQLAFNVSRQSNRSLPHKVIFTCGSTTELENTLSKLNSGKSSLSISQKKPARPVVLCFGGQVSTFVGLDRQLYDNVKLLRTYLDQCNSALKSIGLDGIYPEIFQRSPVEDTVKLQTMLFAMQYSCAKCWIDCGIEVAAVVGHSFGEITALCISGVLSLQDTVKLVAGRARIVRDTWGRDSGAMMAVEADLDVVTGLLNEANKGCEAIDTACIACFNGPRSFTLAGSSKTMDRIQEIQSQNTAFAAMRTKRLNVTNAFHSALVEPLVENLERVGEDLTFKEPHTPMERATEAKTTSTPTAKFTAEHMRFPVYFNHAVQRLAQDFPSCIYLEAGSSSTITIMASRALGAPSESHFQAMSLTSDNALQSLVDATANLWKEGVPVQFWGHHSVQTREYDTILLPPYQFEKSKHWLEMKIPSKAIEGVAAVPQAKAIDLPKGLWTFVGYQDKKQKVARFVINTEVPEYQEFVSGHTIAGTAPICPATLEVDMAIEALSSIHPDLFTSGFLPQIQRVDNQAPICIDPSRVVHLDFEAADADGRVWDWKIVSSHLAKSGGTILHVTGKITWRSKQDANYRDEFARLQRLVPHERCKRVLESDEADDIIQGRNIYTAFSSVVDYGEQYRGVKKLVGCGNESAGRVTMGHAGKTWLDTHLSDCFSQVGGIWVNCMTDSDPADMFIANGFDQWLRSPDAASGKTDARPKVWDVFASHHRASEKAYVSDIFIFDAASGQLTEAILGINYHKVPKLSMSKVLARLTSPAFIKQGAPSTTGPTAKAAVTSVATTSVTVTTKPAKVAKVVKEKKPKKQKVSKVSDVAAKCRSLLGTMCGLEPGEIKDESTPADLGIDSLMGMEVAREIESEFKCEYPAENLMDINSFLEMVKSIESVLGVTPDVEDESDSESEISDDDVDDTPSESLDDTTSQSSVSTNNADVLEYLADFLGLEKGDVALETLLRDLGVDSLLSTELRMDISGKFDVHISESVAIEELSVKELQEKINGVPAENPKPAATKSKKRVEATVSPVAAPQQSYSAVPMPQGDLDLPTSKVLSAFGETKRLTDQFIDDYRCAGYLDAVYPKQTRLCIALTVEAFEKLGCSLRNAAPGQKLARVSGATSQQRLVDHLYLILERDARLIDVVNGEVIRTDLPVPDKSSKAILDDLVKEFPDHVFANKLTHYAGAQLADVITEKTDGVKVVFGSAEGRDLVSGLYGDSLLNKLSYKMMEDFLKRLAASLPMHEGTLKILEMGAGTGGTTKWLVPLVASLGIPVEYTFTDLSPGFVAAARNKFKQYPFMKYAVHDIEKAPQKDLVATQHIVVASNAIHATTNMVKSLENTRQFLRPDGFLMMLEMTETLSWVDIIFGLFEGWWLFKDGRNHAIAHESRWEETLHSVGYGHVDWTDGYLPETTIQRVFIALGSGSQKDRLPLDPKPLPKNMLTDLPAREAAVGNFVQKYSSGFAPAAQSGSSDASSTNEACVLVTGASGSLGAHLVAHLSKLQEVKSVICLNRKSAADPDTRQQESFRSKGISLQADELSKLKVIETDTSKPKLGLSNGDYLSLSTQVTHIVHNAWPMSAKRPINGFENQFQVLRNLIDLAAAASAARPQGFKVGFQFVSSIATTGHYPLWSGKVRAPEERVQIDSVLPSGYSDAKYACEKLLDETLHKHPDRFRTMAARIGQIAGSTSSGYWNTVEHFCFLIKSAQTLSAVPDFDGVLSWCPVDIVAGTLSDLLLADNTPYPIYHVDNPVQQPWKEMTPRLAAALGVPSDHIIPWSDWLIRVRQSPLPETENPAVRLVGFLEEHFLRMSCGGLILDTTKSCEHSKTLAATGAVSEETLQKYVRAWRECGYLR, from the exons ATGTCGACTAGTAACGCCGCCACTGTTCTCTTATTTGGGCCACAGTGCCTATCCTTTGACTCAGAGGCCCTCACGCAGTTGAGGAGCCTAGTAGTCGAGAGTCACAGTAGCGTATGGCTTGACACAATTAGCGAGCTTCCAAGTTACTGGAAAACGCTTGTCAGTAAATTCCCTGCTCTTGCCGCTCTCGGCGGTGGCGATCAGCTCCAGGAGCTCAACACGTTCTTCAAAACCGGAACAATCACACCCGCTCTTATTCAACTCCCCAATGTCGTCCTGACTCCCATCGTGGTCCTTACGCACCTGGCACACTACGTGAGATATGTTGAGCAACAGGTCTCTTCAACAGGTGGCGATGCTGAAGATgtctttgcctctttcgcACAATGTCACATTGAAACCCTTGGCTTCTGTACAGGCCTTTTGAGCGCTTTTGCTGTCGCAAGCTCGTCCAACCGCTCCGAACTTCAGCAATatggcgctgcagcaattCGCCTCGCTATGCTTGTTGGGGCCATAGTTGATGCTCAAGAAGCTCCTGGAAGCGCTTATGGTCCATCTGaactcttttctgtctcaTGGAATACCCCTGAAACGGGAGACAAGATCAAAGAAACACTTGATCTCTTTCCAGAG GCTTACATCTCTGTCTCATACGATGAGCGCAGAGCAACGGTCACCACTGCCGagagcactgctgctgcattgcaACAGAAGCTTAGGGAGGCTGGAGTTACGGCCATGCTCGTAGGTCTCCGCGGGCGGTTCCATCACTCGTGCCATGCTGCCGACCTCGACTCTGCCATTGAGTTCTGCGCGTCTCATCTGGCTTTCCAGTTCCCCAGCACTTCTCAGATTGCCATTCCTATACGTTCAAACTCAGATGTTGGATGCATCAAGGAGGGCAAGTTACACGAGATCGCCCTTAGAGCAATCCTTGTCGACCATTGCAACTGGTATGCGGCTTTGTCAAAGATGTACAACAGCTTCTCTGACCCCCAGTCACTGTCCCTTGTATCATTTGGACCGGAGCGGTTCGTACCGCCGTCCATTGCTCGCAAGCTCGGTCAGCGGCTGAATCACGTCGCTGACACCAGTCTTGTTTCCTCCGTTTCGCCAGTTTTGGGCAAACATCAGCAGGTGGTATCACAGGACAGCATTGCGGTTGTTGGAATGGCTTGCAAGactgctggtgctgatgaTGTTGCGGAACTCTGGGACATCCTATGCAAGGGGGAGTCACAGCACGTTGAGGTCACCCCGGATCGTGTTTCTTTCCAAACCCAGTGGAGAGACGTAGATCCCAAGCGAAAGTGGTTTGGAAACTTCATTCGGGATCCTGATGCTTTCGACCACAAATTCTTCAAGAAAAGCCCCAGAGAGGTATCTTCGTCGGATCCCCAGCAACGGCTGTTGATGCAAGTGGCCTACCAAGCTGTCGAACAATCTGGCTACTTCAACAAGGGGCAACCTGATAAGTCGGTTGGTTGTTATATCGGAGTCTGTTCAACCGACTACGAGAATAACGTTGCCTGCTACGCCCCGAATGCATTCTCGGCAACAGGAAACCTACGAAGTTTCATCGCTGGCAAGGTCAGCCACTACTTTGGCTGGGAAGGGCCTGCCATGACTCTTGATACCGCATGTTCAGCCTCTGCTGTTTCTATTCATTTGGCTTGTCAGGCCATCCTCAGCGGCGAATGCACCAGTGCCCTCGCCGGCGGCACCAATATCATGACGAACCCCTTGTGGTTCCAAAATTTGGCTGGAGCGTCTTTCCTAAGCCCAACGGGTTCCTGCAAGCCCTTTGATTCTAAGGCTGATGGCTATTGCCGAGGTGAAGGTATCGCCGCCGTGtttctgaagaagatgtcccTGGCCATTGCAGATGGTGATCAGATCATTGGCTGCCTAGCAGCGACTGCTGTCAACCAGAATCAAAACTGTACACCTATATTCGTGCCTAATTCACCATCCCTATCCAATGTCTTCCAAACTGCCATGACTCGTGCCGGACTCGAGCCAGCACAGGTGACGGTCGTGGAAGCACACGGCACTGGAACCCCGGTTGGTGATCCTGCAGAGTATGAAAGCGTGAAGAAGGTCTTTGGAGGACCCATCCGCTCGGCGCCTCTTTATCTGAGCTCCATCAAGGGCTTGGTCGGCCACACTGAGTCGGTATCTGGTGTTTTGTCACTGATCAAAATTCTTCTCATGATCAAGGAGGGCTATGTCCCTCCTCAAGCAAGCTTCCAGTCGATGAGCCCCCATATTCATGCTTCGCCGTCCGACATGATTGAAGTGCCAACCAGCTTGAAGCCCTGGAAGAATGAGTTTCGAGCAgctctcatcaacaactACGGTGCCTCTGGGTCTAATGCGTCCATGGTTGTCACGCAAAGTCTACCAGCCCAAGACCAGCTTAGTGGTGCCGCTCCCATTCACGCCACCAATATCAAGCATCCTTTCTGGCTCAGTGGGTATGATGAAAAAAGCATTCGTCAATATGCCGGCAAGCTTCTAGCTCTCCTAAAGTCTAAAACGACTCCTGGCAAAGCTGCGCCTGCTGTCTCTCAGCTTGCTTTCAACGTCTCTCGACAATCGAACCGATCTCTGCCGCACAAAGTCATCTTCACTTGCGGTTCCACTACCGAGCTTGAGAATACCCTTTCTAAACTCAACAGTGGCAAGTCGAGTCTCTCCATCAGCCAAAAGAAGCCGGCGAGACCCGTGGTCTTGTGCTTCGGAGGTCAAGTTTCTACCTTTGTCGGACTCGATCGACAGCTGTATGACAACGTGAAGCTCCTCCGGACATATTTGGATCAGTGTAACTCTGCTCTCAAGTCCATCGGGTTGGATGGCATCTATCCCGAAATCTTCCAGCGCAGCCCCGTCGAAGACACTGTTAAGCTGCAAACAATGCTTTTCGCTATGCAGTATTCCTGCGCCAAGTGCTGGATTGACTGTGGTATCGAGGTTGCTGCGGTGGTCGGCCATAGCTTCGGAGAGATCACTGCTCTCTGCATCTCTGGAGTTTTGTCTCTTCAAGACACCGTGAAACTCGTTGCTGGTCGTGCGCGTATTGTGCGGGACACTTGGGGCCGAGACTCTGGTGCCATGATGGCCGTTGAGGCCGACCTTGATGTTGTTACCGGCCTACTAAACGAGGCTAATAAAGGCTGCGAGGCCATCGATACGGCTTGTATAGCATGTTTCAACGGACCACGTAGCTTTACACTCGCGGGGTCGTCCAAGACTATGGACAGGATTCAGGAGATTCAGTCTCAGAACACGGCTTTTGCCGCTATGCGGACGAAGAGACTCAATGTTACTAATGCTTTCCACTCGGCTCTTGTTGAACCCCTTGTCGAAAACCTGGAACGGGTTGGCGAGGACCTCACATTCAAGGAGCCTCACACTCCCATGGAGAGGGCCACTGAGGCGAAGACGACTAGTACGCCAACTGCCAAGTTTACTGCGGAGCATATGAGGTTCCCTGTTTACTTCAACCACGCGGTGCAGCGCCTTGCCCAAGATTTCCCATCTTGCATCTACCTTGAGGCGGGCTCTAGCTCAACGATAACCATCATGGCCAGCCGAGCTCTTGGAGCCCCCTCAGAGTCTCATTTCCAAGCCATGAGCCTTACCAGCGACAATGCTCTCCAGAGTCTGGTGGATGCCACTGCAAACCTCTGGAAAGAAGGCGTCCCCGTTCAGTTCTGGGGACACCATTCTGTGCAAACGCGCGAATATGACACTATTCTCTTGCCTCCGTACCAATTCGAGAAGTCAAAGCACTGGCTCGAAATGAAGATTCCATCCAAGGCAATTGAAGGGGTTGCCGCCGTTCCTCAGGCGAAGGCTATTGACCTGCCCAAGGGCCTTTGGACATTTGTGGGCTATCAggacaagaaacaaaaggtgGCTCGCTTTGTCATCAATACTGAAGTCCCCGAATATCAGGAATTCGTTTCAGGACATACCATTGCCGGGACTGCGCCCATCTGCCCTGCAACCCTCGAGGTCGACATGGCAATTGAAGCTCTCAGTAGCATCCATCCTGATCTCTTCACCTCGGGATTCCTTCCTCAAATTCAGCGAGTCGACAACCAGGCTCCTATCTGCATCGATCCCTCCAGAGTTGTCCATCTGGActttgaagctgctgatgcAGATGGCAGAGTTTGGGATTGGAAGATTGTCAGTAGCCATCTAGCAAAGTCTGGTGGTACTATCCTGCATGTTACCGGAAAGATTACTTGGCGTTCTAAGCAGGATGCTAATTACAGGGATGAGTTCGCCAGGCTCCAACGTCTGGTGCCTCACGAGCGCTGCAAGCGCGTGTTGGAGAGTGATGAAGCCGACGACATTATCCAGGGCCGTAACATCTACACTGCCTTCTCCAGCGTCGTAGACTACGGCGAGCAATACCGTGGCGTAAAGAAACTCGTGGGTTGCGGCAACGAGTCTGCTGGCCGCGTAACCATGGGACACGCCGGCAAGACTTGGCTCGACACACACCTTTCCGACTGCTTCAGCCAAGTTGGCGGCATTTGGGTCAACTGCATGACTGATTCTGATCCGGCTGACATGTTCATTGCCAACGGCTTCGACCAATGGTTGAGATCCCCCGACGCTGCCTCTGGAAAGACAGATGCCAGGCCAAAAGTGTGGGATGTCTTTGCGTCTCACCATCGCGCCTCGGAAAAGGCGTATGTCTCGGACATCTTCATATTCGATGCTGCTTCAGGCCAGTTGACAGAGGCAATTCTGGGAATAAACTATCATAAAGTCCCCAAGTTGTCAATGAGCAAGGTCCTGGCTAGGCTCACCTCGCCCGCCTTTATCAAACAAGGTGCCCCTTCGACTACAGGCCCtacggccaaggctgctgtgaCATCTGTCGCGACAACATCAGTTACAGTAACTACCAAACCTGCCAAGGTTGCTAAAGTTgtcaaggaaaagaaacctAAGAAACAAAAGGTGAGCAAAGTCTCCGATGTCGCTGCCAAGTGCCGGAGCCTGCTGGGTACCATGTGTGGCTTGGAGCCAGGCGAGATCAAGGATGAGTCAACACCAGCTGATCTGGGCATTGACTCTCTCATGGGCATGGAGGTTGCTCGAGAAATAGAGAGCGAATTCAAGTGTGAATATCCCGCAGAAAACCTCATGGACATCAACTCTTTCCTTGAGATGGTAAAAAGCATCGAATCTGTCTTGGGGGTGACTCCAGACGTTGAAGATGAATCCGACTCGGAAAGTGAAAtctctgatgatgatgtcgacgATACACCATCTGAATCGCTTGATGATACGACATCTCAAAGCTCCGTCTCCACCAACAACGCTGATGTCCTCGAGTATCTCGCAGACTTCTTAGGACTCGAGAAAGGAGATGTTGCTTTGGAAACTCTCCTGCGCGATCTTGGTGTggactctcttctctctacGGAACTGCGAATGGATATTTCGGGCAAGTTTGATGTTCATATTAGCGAGTCCGTGGCCATTGAAGAGCTCTCTGTCAAAGAGCTTCAGGAGAAGATCAACGGGGTCCCTGCTGAGAATCCAAAACCAGCTGCTACGAAGTCTAAGAAGCGCGTTGAAGCAACGGTTTCGCCTGTCGCAGCCCCTCAACAATCGTACAGCGCTGTTCCGATGCCCCAAGGCGACTTGGATCTTCCAACATCCAAAGTCCTTTCCGCCTTTGGAGAGACGAAACGCCTGACTGACCAGTTCATCGACGATTACAGATGTGCTGGATATCTTGATGCAGTATATCCCAAGCAGACTCGGCTCTGCATTGCTCTGACAGTCGAAGCTTTTGAGAAGCTTGGATGCTCTTTGAGGAACGCAGCCCCTGGTCAGAAGTTGGCTCGCGTGTCTGGCGCAACTAGTCAGCAGAGGCTGGTCGACCATCTTTACTTGATTCTTGAACGCGACGCTCGTCTGATTGATGTCGTCAACGGCGAGGTTATCCGAACCGATCTTCCCGTTCCTGACAAGTCCAGCAAAGCCATTTTGGATGATCTTGTAAAGGAATTTCCCGACCACGTGTTTGCCAATAAGTTGACCCATTATGCGGGCGCTCAGCTCGCCGACGTCATCACTGAAAAGACAGACGGAGTCAAGGTGGTCTTCGGTTCTGCCGAAGGAAGAGACTTGGTCTCAGGCCTGTACGGAGACTCTCTACTCAACAAGCTTTCAtacaagatgatggaggacTTCTTGAAGCGCCTCGCTGCGTCTCTACCGATGCACGAAGGCACGCTCAAGATCCTCGAGATGGGTGCCGGCACAGGTGGCACTACAAAATGGCTGGTTCCTCTTGTTGCGAGCCTCGGTATCCCAGTTGAGTACACATTCACAGATTTGTCGCCAGGCTTCGTCGCGGCTGCCAGAAACAAGTTCAAACAGTATCCATTCATGAAATACGCTGTACATGACATTGAAAAGGCGCCTCAGAAGGACCTGGTTGCTACCCAACACATTGTTGTGGCCAGCAATGCTATTCACGCGACCACAAACATGGTGAAGTCGCTGGAGAACACTCGACAGTTCCTCCGCCCCGATGGATTCCTCATGATGCTTGAAATGACTGAGACTCTCTCGTGGGTTGATAtcatctttggcctcttcgaGGGCTGGTGGCTCTTCAAGGATGGCCGTAACCATGCCATTGCACACGAGTCACGATGGGAGGAGACTCTGCACTCTGTTGGATATGGTCATGTCGACTGGACTGATGGCTACCTTCCAGAGACTACCATTCAGAGAGTATTCATTGCCCTTGGTTCGGGCTCACAGAAGGATCGCCTCCCACTCGACCCCAAGCCCTTGCCTAAGAACATGCTTACTGACCTGCCTGCTCGTGAGGCAGCAGTGGGAAACTTTGTGCAGAAGTACTCTAGTGGTTTTGCCCCAGCTGCTCAGAGCGGTTCATCAGATGCTTCAAGCACGAACGAGGCATGTGTACTCGTCACAGGAGCAAGCGGCAGTCTCGGAGCCCACCTCGTCGCACATCTCTCCAAGCTTCAGGAGGTGAAGTCTGTGATTTGCCTCAACCGAAAGAGCGCTGCGGACCCTGATACCCGACAGCAGGAATCCTTCCGCAGTAAGGGAATCTCACTGCAAGCCGATGAGCTGTCCAAGCTCAAAGTCATCGAGACGGACACATCAAAGCCGAAACTCGGACTCTCCAATGGTGACTATCTATCTTTGAGCACCCAGGTCACTCACATTGTCCATAACGCGTGGCCCATGAGCGCCAAGAGACCCATCAACGGTTTTGAGAACCAGTTCCAGGTTCTAAGGAATCTCATAGATCTCGCCGCCGCGGCTTCTGCCGCCCGCCCACAGGGTTTCAAGGTCGGGTTCCAGTTCGTATCCTCCATCGCTACGACCGGCCACTATCCTCTGTGGAGTGGCAAGGTCCGCGCCCCAGAAGAGCGAGTTCAGATTGATTCTGTTCTGCCGTCTGGTTACAGTGACGCCAAGTACGCCTGTGAGAAACTCCTCGACGAAACTCTTCACAAGCACCCTGACCGATTCCGAACCATGGCTGCTCGCATCGGTCAGATTGCCGGCTCAACTTCCAGCGGCTACTGGAACACTGTTGAGCACTTCTGCTTTCTAATAAAGTCTGCGCAGACTCTGTCAGCTGTTCCTGACTTTGACGGG GTTCTTTCCTGGTGTCCTGTCGACATCGTTGCCGGAACCCTATCGGATCTTCTTCTCGCAGACAACACTCCCTATCCCATCTACCACGTCGACAATCCCGTCCAGCAGCCGTGGAAGGAGATGACTCCACGCCTTGCCGCCGCTCTTGGTGTTCCATCCGATCATATCATCCCATGGT